A stretch of Buteo buteo chromosome 9, bButBut1.hap1.1, whole genome shotgun sequence DNA encodes these proteins:
- the LTV1 gene encoding protein LTV1 homolog has translation MPHKKKKPFIEKKKAVTFHLVHRSQRDPLAADDSAPQRVLLPTQKGHEEQRREEQRKYGVFFDDDYDYLQHLKEASGPSELVPSVRGQQSRIVVTNEGHVEDEIQRVPAPSIKLPSSVFATEFEEDVGLLNKAAPVSGPRLDFDPDIVAALDDDFDFDNPENILEDDFVLQANEPQKGGSDAEDQDEWEDVEDDSDEKDSYSNDKDYDSEGPLSDDGVNGQTKEFLFMQEETRSRFTEYSMTSSVMRRNEQLTLLDDRFEKFFEQFDEDEIGALDNVELEGYINTDNARLQEVLNDYYKEKAKNCVKLDALEPCEDLDSPMNEESEEEKEEIVAVVIEEQKEKWDCESILSTYSNLYNHPTLIKEPSKPKLIKISQKTGIPLHILPQKGLTAKQIERMQMINSSDLPRASTQPRSKDESKEDRKARKQAIREERKERRMEKKANKLAFKLEKTRQEKELLNLKQNVQGLKLS, from the exons ATG CctcacaagaaaaagaaacccttcATAGAGAAGAAGAAAGCGGTAACATTTCACTTAGTGCACAGAAGTCAGAGGGATCCACTTGCTGCTGATGATTCTGCACCCCAGCGAGTTCTGCTGCCTACACAGAAG GGGCATGAGGAGcaaaggagggaagagcagcGGAAGTATGGAGTCTTCTTTGATGATGACTATGACTATTTGCAGCATCTAAAAGAAGCCTCTGGTCCCTCTGAGCTTGTCCCTTCTGTGCGTGGACAGCAAAGCAGAATTGTTGTCACAAATGAGGGGCATGTAGAAGACGAAATTCAGCGCGTTCCA gcTCCATCTATTAAGTTGCCTTCCTCAGTATTTGCCACAGAATTTGAAGAGGATGTAGGCTTGTTAAATAAAGCTGCTCCTGTTTCAG GACCACGGCTAGATTTTGACCCTGATATTGTTGCAGCTCTTGATGATGATTTTGACTTTGACAATCCAGAAAATATCCTGGAAGATGATTTTGTTCTACAAGCAAATGAACCACAGAAAGG GGGATCAGATGCTGAGGATCAAGATGAATGGGAAGATGTGGAGGATGACAGTGATGAAAAGGATAGTTACAGCAATGATAAAGACTATGATTCAGAAGGTCCTTTATCAGATGATGGGGTTAATGGACAGACAAAAGAATTTCTCTTTATGCAAGAAGAAACCAGGAGTCGTTTCACAGAATATTCTATGACATCTTCAGTAATGAGAAGGAATGAGCAGTTAACCCTGTTGGATGACAGATTTGAGAAG ttttttgaACAATTTGATGAAGATGAAATTGGAGCCTTGGATAATGTGGAGTTAGAAGGCTATATTAACACAGACAATGCTCGGTTGCAGGAAGTCCTGAATGATTACtacaaagagaaagcaaaaaa TTGTGTGAAATTGGATGCTCTTGAACCCTGTGAAGATTTAGACTCTCCTATGAATGAAGAaagtgaggaggaaaaggaagaaatagtaGCTGTAGTTATtgaggaacaaaaagaaaagtgggaTTGTGAATCCATTTTGA GTACATATTCAAACTTATATAATCACCCAACACTTATTAAGGAGCCGTCAAAG CCCAAACTAATAAAAATTTCCCAGAAGACTGGAATTCCTCTACATATCTTGCCTCAGAAGGGTCTTACTGCTAAGCAAATTGAACGCATGCAAATGATTAATAGCAGTGACCTGCCAAGAGCATCAACGCAGCCCCGTTCCAAAGATGAGAGCAAAGAGGATCGCAAAGCTAGAAAACAGGCTATAAGAGAGGAGCGAAAG GAACGCAGAATGGAGAAGAAAGCCAACAAGCTAGCCTTCAAATTGGAGAAaacaaggcaagaaaaagaGTTGCTCAATCTGAAACAAAACGTTCAAGGACTGAAGCTGTCTTGA